AAAAAAGACCATCCTCCGACGTGTCAAGCAGCAGAGACAAcatgaaaagggaagagaaggaggtgaccagcccccaggaggcctgggttccacTGCCCGGCTCAGCCACTAACTAGATGTGGTACCTTGTGAATCTGAACCTCATATCCAGGACTTGAAAGAAGCCTGTGATTTAGTAATTACATTGTTGAAAAGAGTGTGCTAATCCAAACTGTTTCCAAAGGGCAACACCTTCCAAGTCACAGATACAAAGACCCTCTGGATGGAGATGGACATTCTCCATCTGTGCCTCCACAAGTCAGCACCTGGCCCATGCCAGTCGGCTGACCCCTCACCTGGAGCTGGGAGAACCCTCACCTGGAACTGAAAACGCCCCTTCACCTGGAGCTGGAAAACACCCCCCTCACCTGGAGCCAGGAGGACCCCCCACCTGGAGCCGGGGGACCCTCATCTGGAGCCGggaggaccctcacctggagctaGAAATGCCCCCTCACCTGGAGCTGGAAACATCCCCTCATCTGGAGGCAgaaggaccctcacctggagccagGAGGAACCTCACCTGGCGCTGGAAACGCCCCCTCACCTGGAGCTGGGAAGATCCTCACCTGGAGCTGGGCGGCGCAGCCCTCGCAGCACACAGTGTGGCCACAGGGGCAGAAGGCTGAGTTGATCTCACCCTCGCAGCACAGCACGCACAGCATGGCCTCCTTGAGCTTGCGCAGCTTCTCCTGGAGGGCCCGGGTCTGCTGGCAGCCAAGGCCCTCGCAGCTGCCGCAGCTCATGCTGCTCTCCGAGGACTTCAGGGGAGAGTTTGGAGGGCTGGGGTCGCTTCTCGGCACGAGATCCAGCACACCCGCGTTGTACAGAGCCCTCCTGGCGTGGTCATACGCCTCCTTGGAGGTTCTTTTAATATCGAAGACATACTTCTTGCCCAGGTTGATGTTTTCGTTCAGAAACAGAGAAGCCAAATGGCCCTTCAGGTCTCGGCTGTACTGCATCATGACGGCACTGGTCACCGTGTCGCACCTACGGACAGAGATGTAACACCCACCTCAGTACTGACAGGCCTGGGCGTCCCCATGAGCCAGACCTTAAACACTGCTGTGAATAATGATGCTCATGGGAGCAGACATTAAATATTCTTGTTTGTGTGCTTGAAAATGAATTCTTCCAGTTTCATAGGTGTTAGGTATTTCAATGATTCTACCTCTGTGCTTCTCAAGTGTCTGCAAAGGAAGGAGCCCTGATCAGGCAGCTGTAAACCAGAGGGCACCTCCACCTCCAGGGACAGAACTACAGTCCAAAGCAGCTTatggcaagaaaaaggaaattcttcTTTGTAGTCTTGGCTTTATGTTAAAAATTGCTACAAATTTTCCATTCTGCTCCACAATGTGTGTGTCTACTTTAACATAAAAAAAGGGTTGGTTGCCTGCCAATTAAACTtcttagcttttaaaaaactttccaaatatttgagtcAAATCACAAGTCTACTTTAAAGCACCCTTGGAAATAAGGCTATCAATACAGTTATCGAGACATCCTCACTACACACTGAGGATTCAGGGTAGCAGCTCTCCCAGGAAGGAAAGATGACTTGGGTCATCCTGCGGGAAAAGGGCAAAAGCGGCGGCTGAACAGTCCCCACCACTCAGTCACCTCGGGGAAGGGGAGCTCTGAGGAAAGGGCTAAGAGATAAGCAGTAGAGCGAATCCATGcatctcactctctctctctctctctctgtcactcacacacacacacacacacacacacacacacacacacacacacacacacacacacacacacacacccctgaaggAAAAGCAGGATGATGTTGAGAAGGACCCCACTGCTATGGTAGAAATGAAGGGTTCGAAAACAACCCATTTCTTAAGCTCTATACAAGCTTCACTGACACAGTGATACCAGGAACCACAGGAGCCTTGCTGTCACCTGGAAATCTCAGCATTGTGGCAGACGCTGGGGTTACGGGGTGCACAGGGGTACGTGCCTGTAAAAAGCGTGCGTCTCGGTGATGGCTCGGTAGAGCCCGCTGGCTGCCCGGGTGCTGATCATCTTGAATAAGAGCACGATGCTGTTCCCAGACTCCTTGGTGATGGTGAGGTACACGTTCTTCCCTGATTGGGTAGCCATCTGCACGACAGGGTAAGCGATCCTGAAACGTGGGAAGAGAAAAGTGAGCAAGCCCAGGGGAGATGGGTCACCGTGTGTGTGCTTCTGCAGGGTTCCCATGTGCTCAGGGCCCAGCCATAAAGCCAGACACTCTGCCTGGGACCATCAGATAAGCACTCTGCTCCCTAGGTATGAAGGCTCTTTGAAAAGAGTTGGAGAGGAGCACTGGCGCAAGTTTTggagtgagtgtgagtgtgagtgtgtgtgtgagtgtgtgtgagtgtgtgtatgtgtgagtgtgtgtgtgtgtgtgtgtgtgtgtgtgtgtgtgaaatgagaTTTTTATAGCCATGGATGACATGTGAAAAATATTAACTCTGTCACATCAGTACACTTGagcctatatttaaaaaaatatattggaatgGTTATCAAGGCCTGAATAAAATGAATGTACCTacccaaaatgaaatacattaTTCCTAAAGGATGACTGTCTAGTAAATCCCTCTCCATTTCCTATTTTCACCATCAGAGCTACAAAAGTACGTACACACGTAGGTCTAAACAAAAATTTAAGACTTGGGTTACCTATTAATTGGGCTGAAGTCATCTTTACAAATTGAGATTCCTTCAGGTCCAACCCCAATGAGGAGTTTCTGCCCTTCGCTGTCCCTCACAGAATGCCATTCTGTGCCGTAGTTTTCCATTGCGGACACAATCTGCAAAACCTGATATTCAGCCGAAGCCTGGCTGGTCCCCTCCAACTCCTTATGCTTTGCCACAATGCTGCAAGACACCAAAAGGGCAGAGAGGCGTACAGAGAGATTAACTGATGTAGTCTTCAGAGATAAATCGGTATCATTTTTACTAGTGAATTATACTGACACTGTCATTTACGAATCACAAAAACTCAAAGCTTTATACTAttgatatttcatttatttagcaaactTATTGTAAAAGACTTTTAAGACACTGTTCAAGATCTCAACTATTAAATCATTAGGAGAAAAAACTATGGGGGATGCCAGATGGGGATGAATTAGAAGAACTATGGAAAATCtctaaaaatatacataagaaaTTTATACGTAGCAATGTCTCATGCCATTTGTCTAGATTTGCTTTCTAAGTTTCATTATAATATAGCATTATATGGGATTGATTAGGTCATTTGCAACTGAAAAATGCAGGATCTATTTTATCTATTGGGGTGGACAGCCTCCAATACCGTCCTTAAAGGTCCCCACCTCCTGGTATCCATGCCCTCATGTAACTTCCTTCACTTGAGTGTACGCTGGAGtaatgacttgcttctaatgTACAGAATACGGCCAAAGTGATATGCTGTCACTCACTTCTGAGATTAAGTTATAAAGAGACTTTGAATCCGTCTTGGGTGTTTGCTCTTGCTCTGACTCAACTGCTCGTCCTTGGGGAAGCCAGTCCCCACGTTATCAAACAGCCCCCACAAAGAGGCCGCTGTGGTGAAGGCACAGGCCAGCCAACAAGTCACCTGAGCCAAACTGGAAGCAGATGCCTCCCTCGtgtgagccttcagatgagactgaACCCCCCCAGCAGCTTGACTGCAGCCTCCTCAAAGATCTGGAGCCAGAGAACCCAACCGGGCCACGGccagattcctgacccagagAACTGTGAGatgattttgttgttttaagccactaagtttaggGGAGCAACCCTGTTACCCAGGAATAGATAATTAAGACATCTTTGTTAGGTCTCTTGGTTTAATCCTTGCTGGGATGAAGAAAATGCCGATAAACATGACAGACTTTTTAAGAGATATGCATTCTTAAAAGGTCAGAGACGTTACAATTCCTGTTATGTAGTATTTTGTATAAGGGCATTTATTTGTGTGGATTATGTTTTGTGTTTGTAAGTTTCTCAAAGAAAAGGCTAAGAATCTGTTGAAAATAGTTGGTTATATTGGGCAATGGTCTAGTCTCAAACTCACAAATTACCTGTATCTATCATAGTTtgattttcttctggaaattCTTATAAATTTGCTAGATCTATGACAATAAACATGAGCCTGAACTGCAGCCTCACCTGTTCAAGGTGGCACTGGAGAGCTCCTTGGCACACAGCTCTTCATAGCTGTACTTGGCTGTGTTCTGGTTATAGTCGCCAAACTTGGTCTGGGCCAGGAGGGCACTGAGTTCCACTGCTTGCTCTGGTGAACACTGAAGGTGGCCTGCCAGGAGGGCCTCCTTGATATGCAAGAAAAAGATATGCCTGCAAATCAATGTGAGAGTGAGGTTATGCTGAGGGATTAACTTGGTATGGGACCCAACCGCTTAGCAACTTCATAATCCCATTTAAGTAAGGAAAAGAGAGCAAGGAAGAAAGCTACCTTAAAAATGCTTACAGTTACAGACCCTATTTTTTATCATGAGTAGTAAGGCAAAGTAAGTCTAAGGATTAAGTTTCTCTGAAACAAAAAGTCTTAACCCAAACAAAACAAGTCTAACTATGACAAGTTCAGTAACATTCAagttacaaaatgtaaaataattatatacatgtTTCTGCATTAcactatttaaaagaaatgatctTAATCAGAAAAACTTTATCTTGACGTGTAATTATTATCTTACAAGCCTCACCTTTATTCAAATGACCCTCAAATCTCTAGGTTTTtttgatgcgcaggctcagcggccatggctcacgggcccagccgctccgcggcatgtgggatcttcccggaccagggcacaaacccgcgtcccctgcatcagcaggcggactctcaaccactgcgccaccagggaagtcccaaatctcTAGTTTTAACCCCAACTTCTCTCCTAAGGATCATATTCAAATATCCAAGTGCTAACAGGCTTCTCCACTGGATGGTCTTCAGTATCCCAATTTCACCTTCTTCAAAGCCAAACTTTCTCCCCAAACCCACTTTTTCTCCCAGTGGAAACCAAAGACTGATTTGTTATTTTTACCACAGACTCACTTTTGACTCTTTAtcttccttctgtctctgaaAACGCTTTAAATCCAGTTCCgtttttcccatttttacctCCTCTATCCTACTTGTAGCTCTCAACTGTCAGAGAATTTACAATATCCTCTAAGCTGATCTCTCTTCTAGACTCTATGAATCCATCTTCCAAGTTGCTTGCTTCTGATATAAACTTGCCATTTCTCCACTCAGAATCCTTCAAGGGATCCCCATTGTTTGCCGAGGAAGCACACTGTCAGCATGAACCCAGGGTTCTCCACATCTGGCCCCAGATTTCCAGCCACATCTCCTGTCATTCCCTCCAGCCACTATGTCCCAGGAAAGGGACAATTCCTCCTTCTGGAAAAACCAAGTACATTCACGCCCCCACGTCTCTGgtcttgctgttccctctgtcctgAAGGCCACTCCTCCTGTCCCCTCATTTGGATACCCTTTTGTCTATATCACATGCAAACTATCTATTCCTCTATTATATTTGACATGTTCTAACTTCTAGTATTTAGCTGCACCTGAGCTGACTTCATAAGTGCCTCTAACATCAGAGTTCTATAAATGTACGTAAAACTACACGTGGTCTGCAACTAGTTTATATCCCCATTCTGGTTTCATTCCATCTGAGCCTGTCCTAATTGTATACAACACTGCATTCTACATTTACCGAAAGGTATGTGAGAATTAGAAATCCTGGAAAACTTCACATATTGTTGGCTGCCAATCCGTGTTGCCTAAGATTTTGAACAGAGTATCTAAACTGTCATAGGCACACTGGCCTGGATTATGAAATCTGTCTCTGGCAAATGTATAACCTTCCTTGGATGACTCAATACAGTCTCTCAAACATGCTGCAACGCCATACTATTCCTTCTGTTAACAAATGAATTATGATCATCATTGTAAAGCTCTGAACAGGGTTCCTAGATTCCCCCCCTTCAGCTGGATACCCTTATTCCAGTCCTCGAGATGCTTTTATTTATATGCTAGCCTTGTGTCGGACATCCAGGTAGAAGGGATAACGTGAACAATGCAAAAAAAGGAGGCAAGGGAACTTGAGGCTAGAAATACAAGGAGGAGCTCTGTTGAGAGTCTCAAAACTTCAGGCTGACAAGAGCCATTTAATCCTcctttaagaaatgtttaaattcaACATTTTGTGCCTTCTATAAtgataaagaaatgtttaaaattatcaGACTCTGCCAAACACtgcagttttttctttattcaaagcCCCCTATGAAGAAATCACAGTGAAGAATGCATAATAGCACTGGAAGAAGATAAGCATGGTTTTTATTAACCCAAACATCTGCTTGTCTTTAAAGTATTTCTGACATACTGCTAAACTGAGAAGAGGGTCCTTACTGGGGCAAAGAAATAACTACAAAAATAACTTGTTTTAAAATAGCTATCTGAGGACTGAGGTCTAGCCGTCCCTTAAAATCTTGGTGTTACAACACTGCTTCAGCCCTCAGAAAGCTTTTTAGAGGACTGTTCGGTAAATGCCATCTTGATTAAGGTACCTCTGTCTCTGCATTCATCAGTGGACATGTCAGTAGGGaacaaaaacttaaatatatactTCCATTAAAGAAGAAAGTATGTGCTGAAAGATTTTAAGGGTATCACCCAAAAACCTAAATATGTACTTCCATTAAAGAAGTATGTGCTGAAAGATTTTAAGGGTATTACCCCAACTAAGTCTTCTCAATTTAATTACTGCTTATGTGAAAATGTCTTTTAACTTATTTCCTAAGTATTAAGTTAGAGACTAGTTTAGCCTGCAAAAGAAGAGTTTCAAAATTGATCCAATTTCCTTTTCCAAACTATCCAGGACCGACTTCTGGACAGACAGCTGTCAAAATCAAAGGCAAAGAAGCAGCAGTAACAAAATGTTAACAGGTGGTCAGCAGCCTGAGAGTAATGTGATCCTTCCTCGGTCTGGGAGTCAGAATTTTCCAAAAGGAGGTGGGGGACAATAGCCTTTTCAACATACTCCACATTCTCGGCTGCACTGCGGTCGATACCCTGTGAGTACAAAAATCCTCCTCATCATTTACAGAAACTTTCTGGTAAGGCCCTTCCTGCATTTTGCCATTTCATGGCTATCAAGCAACCTTTTCATTTCAAGTCAACAAATCTGCCACGCATCGCCACTGTGCCAAGCCCTATGCCGAGGTCCCAGGGTGAATATATCTGATCGCTCCTGTTTCGATGGAAGGTACAGCCTTTTGGTGTCAAGGAATGTATCCTATCAAAATAACTCTGGCTACAAACTGGCTCTTGGGTGATAAGTTTATGCTCTCCAGGAGAAGAGCACGTGCAGCAGTGACAGCAAAGGTCACGCGGTGGCAGGCCATCTGCAGACTCTATTTAATGTGCTCTTTCGAAGAGGGAGGATGGCAGGGCATACAGAAACATTTCCACACGGAATCCAGTGATGGCTCAATAATTAGGGGTGGTTTTCAGtcaagtattttctcctattatTT
This genomic interval from Lagenorhynchus albirostris chromosome 10, mLagAlb1.1, whole genome shotgun sequence contains the following:
- the MYLIP gene encoding E3 ubiquitin-protein ligase MYLIP, whose product is MLCYVTRPDAVLMEVEVEAKANGEDCLNQVCRRLGIIEVDYFGLQFTGSKGESLWLNLRNRISQQMDGLAPYRLKLRVKFFVEPHLILQEQTRHIFFLHIKEALLAGHLQCSPEQAVELSALLAQTKFGDYNQNTAKYSYEELCAKELSSATLNSIVAKHKELEGTSQASAEYQVLQIVSAMENYGTEWHSVRDSEGQKLLIGVGPEGISICKDDFSPINRIAYPVVQMATQSGKNVYLTITKESGNSIVLLFKMISTRAASGLYRAITETHAFYRCDTVTSAVMMQYSRDLKGHLASLFLNENINLGKKYVFDIKRTSKEAYDHARRALYNAGVLDLVPRSDPSPPNSPLKSSESSMSCGSCEGLGCQQTRALQEKLRKLKEAMLCVLCCEGEINSAFCPCGHTVCCEGCAAQLQSCPVCRSRVDHVQHVYLPTHTSLLNLTVI